ATGATCTTTCTTCCATTTCTAGGTTTATATGCATCGTTTGCTTGCCATTGTCTCTTCAGAGATAGTGCTAGAACCAGAGTATGACAATTCTTTTTCTGTTGTGATTTGGAATATGCAGGCTTTGGAGGAATCTTGACAAGATTGATAACATTCAACAACTTAGGAAATTGGAGGACTCAATTTCAAAATCTCTTAACGAAATCGCAAAACATAAGGTATACTTAACTCTTGTGTCATCCAACAGTCCATAGCTCTATTTTGATTTACACACTTATGTGTAGCCATTCATCATATTAGTTATGACTGATCAAATTTACTTGTTTTTATGGAATTATTTGGAGAAGAGCTGTAGCGCCTAAAAGGTTACTCtactgttatatatatatatgtcttaacCTTTTTAGTTAAActcattttgttttttaaaactaaaaaaattctcTGGTTTGGTATGGATACCCTGACATTTTTATAGTGATATTCAATGAGAATAATAGGAGTGTGGGAGTCATATCGATGCTCTGGCAACAGACTGTAAGCGAATTTCGTAATGGAAATGATATAACTACAAATAAACAATTGAAAATAGGCTAATAAAGAGTTGTGCTTGGCTGTAATATTTCCAACATATCCATTATTTGTCTTTTGATTGTcgttttctttaaaatttttgagagaaaatcataataaCTTCAATTAGTGGCTAGCATAATGTGCAACGATAAGTAAAGAATTATGCtctgcattttttttttgtaaattacaAGGTTGTAATGGACACTCTTTGCATTGCAGTATGGGATGAGTTCATTAATTTGTTGTGCTGGGGAAGATATTCAGCCTTCTTCAGTCCAACATGGTATGGATTTACCTTCAAATGTTGATGCTAGGAAGGAGCCCCATGCATGTTCATTAATCCATGGTTGTGATAGTGAAAATACGAACGTGTACGAAGACCTGAGTTCATTTGGTTCATCTTTACCTTCTGATACTGGGCAAGACTTCCAGGCTTCTTCACTGATGCAACATGGGATTAACGCCTGGCAAGAGCTCTATCAATGCTCATCAGTCCACGGTGGTAATAATGAAAATATGGATGTATATGAGGACTTAAATTCATTCCCAGTAGGGTGAGGAGTTAACTTTCTGTCAAGCTTCAAACTTCCAATTATCATATTCCTTGTTACATAATAGATTTTAATGTCTAGAATTTCTTATTGGCATTGATATCCTTATTCTATTTCTAATTGtatcatcattttttttatctacAAAAGCAATTATTGGCCTCTGACATGTTATTGATTTGGGGTCTGTAGGTATTTGGAGGAACCGTCTTTTTCTTTTGAGAGCTACACAAATCTTGTTTGCAACAAAGAAATTGAAGTGTCTAAGccagaatccaaaaaaattgtcCCTGATGAAATGTTTCTGGATTGTGAATTAAATCAGGAAGATATTGAAAGAGAGTTTGGATTTACTTTTGATGTGCCACAAGTAGAACTAATGGATGACCAGGGAAATATTTTTGACTGTAGCACCAACAACAGTTCCAGACTTCCTCATTCTGATTTTGTTAATATCCATGATAGTTCAAAATCAGCATCTGGAGCTTGTGACAATATGATGTTAGCTGACTCTCTAAACTTTCTGGTaagttttcattttcattcTTTTGGCTTAGACAGATACTCTCCCCAATATTATTACCACTCCTTTTACGTTTCATTACACTTCATTTAAAAAAAGTTGACCGTTCTCTATCATTAGCAGAAAGATCCATCTATGTGAAACTAGTTTTTAAAGTGAAGCTATATGAGAACCATTTGAGTGCGCTACAATTTGTCGTCAACATCATGTCTAATTTTCTGGACGTAATTATGTTAGTCTGAAGATTATTATAGAACTGTCAaacaatatttttatcaaaCCTTACAATTCAGATTTATTTCATAGAACTAATCATTATATCTCCTACAGATAAACTTTTCTCTAAACCGACTTCACATTTGAGTGAAAGCTTCTTCTTTCTAGGCCAAATCCATTGTCCAACTTCCACAGATGATTTCTGCATCTTATATTTAGAAAATCTTGCGATTTTATCTTATCAACACATGGAGAtcatttctacgacatttaaTGGCTAAGAAGTCGAATGATATTCCAGAACTCTGTGATCCTTGTGGCATCAGAGATGAAGTTTCCTAATCTAGTGTATGTGGAAAGCCTATGAGTTGCAGCAAAGCTGTTAGCTTGTTGTTGACCTTGTACATATATATTGTATGGTAATTTCTGCTCTCTTGTGATCTAAGGAACTGCAGATTTCAGAAGAATCTTCACAAAATTAACATCATGCTTGTTATAATGACTCACTATCAAACTctcttaataaaataaaaacataaagtATACTTGGATTATGCTTCTTCGAACAACCCATTTTGTTGAATTAACGCACTAATAATTTTGATGATGACCTCCAAACAAGGAATTACTCCATATTGTTGATGGAGAGCACTAAATAAATACATCATCGTTGGAATGTATTTAGTTTGGTCCTCTTAGATTTGAAACAAAATCATAACGGTTCCTCTGATATGATGTATCCTTTCATTTTTAGAGTGATATGAGGGTATAAGATGAATACAGATGGTGGTAGTAGGTGACAAATTTAACAATTTGCTATTAGATTCCAAATTAAATATCCATTGTTATCTTTTGATACTCTCATGAATGCCACTGTGATAGAAACTAATTGTTAAATTTAATTAGCAGGCAAATTTAGTACTCTGAAATACTGTATATACTACAAGTTAACGAACACTCTTTTCATTTCAGTATGGGATGGATTCATTAAGTTCTGATGCTGGAGAAGAATTTTCAACTTATTCTTCGATCAATCACGGGACGAATTCACTTTCAACCCAGCTCAATGTAGGATTATCAGTCCATGATAGTGCTAGTGAAAATATGGATGAATACAACAACCTAAATGTATTTGATGCATCTTTAAAATTTGATGATGAGAAAGAATTTCATTCTTCGTCATCGATCCAGTATGGGATGAATTCACCAGTAAGTTTTGATGTTGGGCAAGAGGGGAATCGATCTTCATCAGTCCACGGTGGTGATAGTGATAGTATTAATGGATATGAGGACCTAAATTC
This region of Solanum dulcamara chromosome 9, daSolDulc1.2, whole genome shotgun sequence genomic DNA includes:
- the LOC129903210 gene encoding uncharacterized protein LOC129903210 isoform X1, with the translated sequence MGRAKLKLHKLDGSNRIGVYSRRKKGLLKKANELSVLCGIDIFLAMFSPSGKPSVYKSESSSFEDMITKIAEVNPEERAKRKMECLETIKKACKKSDHDVNTGEQLCPGDLTTEDINFLSHSLRIRLSDIEGRLRLWRNLDKIDNIQQLRKLEDSISKSLNEIAKHKYGMSSLICCAGEDIQPSSVQHGMDLPSNVDARKEPHACSLIHGCDSENTNVYEDLSSFGSSLPSDTGQDFQASSLMQHGINAWQELYQCSSVHGGNNENMDVYEDLNSFPVGYLEEPSFSFESYTNLVCNKEIEVSKPESKKIVPDEMFLDCELNQEDIEREFGFTFDVPQVELMDDQGNIFDCSTNNSSRLPHSDFVNIHDSSKSASGACDNMMLADSLNFLYGMDSLSSDAGEEFSTYSSINHGTNSLSTQLNVGLSVHDSASENMDEYNNLNVFDASLKFDDEKEFHSSSSIQYGMNSPVSFDVGQEGNRSSSVHGGDSDSINGYEDLNSFVQGFLEDPSVPFESYTVLSCDHEIQNCKPGYEKCSADKMFLDCPINQEDLEIAFRSTLDMPLVEKMDVQEGTFDCLNKGFGIPQLTSIIV
- the LOC129903210 gene encoding uncharacterized protein LOC129903210 isoform X2 — encoded protein: MGRAKLKLHKLDGSNRIGVYSRRKKGLLKKANELSVLCGIDIFLAMFSPSGKPSVYKSESRKMECLETIKKACKKSDHDVNTGEQLCPGDLTTEDINFLSHSLRIRLSDIEGRLRLWRNLDKIDNIQQLRKLEDSISKSLNEIAKHKYGMSSLICCAGEDIQPSSVQHGMDLPSNVDARKEPHACSLIHGCDSENTNVYEDLSSFGSSLPSDTGQDFQASSLMQHGINAWQELYQCSSVHGGNNENMDVYEDLNSFPVGYLEEPSFSFESYTNLVCNKEIEVSKPESKKIVPDEMFLDCELNQEDIEREFGFTFDVPQVELMDDQGNIFDCSTNNSSRLPHSDFVNIHDSSKSASGACDNMMLADSLNFLYGMDSLSSDAGEEFSTYSSINHGTNSLSTQLNVGLSVHDSASENMDEYNNLNVFDASLKFDDEKEFHSSSSIQYGMNSPVSFDVGQEGNRSSSVHGGDSDSINGYEDLNSFVQGFLEDPSVPFESYTVLSCDHEIQNCKPGYEKCSADKMFLDCPINQEDLEIAFRSTLDMPLVEKMDVQEGTFDCLNKGFGIPQLTSIIV